Proteins encoded in a region of the Streptomyces violaceoruber genome:
- the aroC gene encoding chorismate synthase: MSRLRWLTAGESHGPALVATLEGLPAGVPITTEMVADHLARRRLGYGRGARMKFERDEVTFLGGVRHGLTMGSPVAVMVGNTEWPKWEQVMAADPVDPEVLAGLARNAPLTRPRPGHADLAGMQKYGFDEARPILERASARETAARVALGAVARSYLKETAGVEIVSHVVELASAKAPHGVYPTPADVERLDADPVRCLDADASKAMVAEIDQAHKDGDTLGGVVEVLAYGVPVGLGSHVHWDRKLDARLAGALMGIQAIKGVEIGDGFELARVPGSRAHDEIVGTPDGIRRVSGRSGGTEGGLTTGELLRVRAAMKPIATVPRALKTVDVATGEAAQAHHQRSDVSAVPAAGIVAEAMVALVLADAVAEKFGGDSVTETRRNVRSYLDNLDIR; the protein is encoded by the coding sequence TTGAGCAGGTTGCGCTGGCTGACCGCGGGGGAGTCCCACGGTCCCGCACTCGTCGCGACGCTGGAGGGGCTGCCCGCCGGTGTGCCGATCACCACGGAGATGGTGGCGGACCACCTGGCCAGGCGGCGGCTCGGTTACGGCCGCGGTGCGCGGATGAAGTTCGAGCGCGACGAGGTGACCTTCCTCGGCGGCGTCCGGCACGGGCTGACCATGGGTTCCCCGGTCGCCGTGATGGTCGGCAACACCGAGTGGCCCAAGTGGGAGCAGGTCATGGCGGCCGACCCGGTGGACCCGGAGGTGCTGGCCGGCCTCGCGCGCAACGCCCCGCTGACCAGGCCGCGCCCCGGCCACGCGGACCTCGCCGGGATGCAGAAGTACGGCTTCGACGAGGCCCGGCCGATCCTCGAACGCGCCTCCGCCCGTGAGACGGCGGCCCGCGTCGCCCTGGGCGCGGTGGCCCGGTCGTACCTGAAGGAGACGGCCGGCGTCGAGATCGTCAGCCATGTCGTCGAGCTGGCCTCGGCGAAGGCGCCCCACGGGGTCTACCCGACGCCGGCGGACGTGGAGCGGCTGGACGCCGACCCGGTGCGCTGCCTGGACGCGGACGCGTCGAAGGCGATGGTCGCCGAGATCGACCAGGCCCACAAGGACGGCGACACCCTCGGCGGCGTCGTGGAGGTCCTCGCCTACGGGGTGCCGGTGGGCCTCGGCTCGCACGTCCACTGGGACCGCAAGCTCGACGCGCGGCTCGCGGGCGCCCTGATGGGCATCCAGGCGATCAAGGGCGTCGAGATCGGCGACGGCTTCGAGCTGGCCCGGGTGCCCGGTTCCCGGGCGCACGACGAGATCGTGGGCACGCCGGACGGCATCCGCCGCGTCTCGGGCCGTTCCGGCGGCACCGAGGGCGGGCTCACCACCGGTGAGCTGCTGCGGGTGCGCGCGGCGATGAAGCCGATCGCGACGGTGCCGCGCGCCCTGAAGACCGTGGACGTGGCCACCGGCGAGGCCGCGCAGGCGCACCACCAGCGCTCCGACGTGTCCGCGGTGCCGGCCGCCGGGATCGTCGCGGAGGCGATGGTGGCGCTGGTCCTCGCGGACGCGGTGGCGGAGAAGTTCGGCGGCGACAGCGTGACCGAGACCCGCCGCAACGTGCGGTCCTACCTCGACAACCTGGACATCCGATGA
- a CDS encoding shikimate kinase — MSAPLIVLVGPMGVGKSTVGQLLAERLGTGYRDTDEDIVTAQGRAIAEIFVDEGEAAFRTLEKEAVRTALAEHEGVLALGGGAILDADTRALLAGQRVVYLSMDVEEAVKRTGLNAARPLLAVNPRKQWRELMEARRHLYEDVATAVVATDGRTPEEVTQAALDAVELKEA, encoded by the coding sequence ATGAGCGCACCGCTGATCGTCCTGGTCGGGCCGATGGGGGTCGGCAAGTCCACCGTCGGGCAGCTGCTCGCCGAGCGGCTGGGCACGGGATACCGGGACACGGACGAGGACATCGTCACCGCCCAGGGGCGGGCCATCGCCGAGATCTTCGTGGACGAGGGCGAGGCCGCCTTCCGGACCCTGGAGAAGGAGGCCGTGCGGACCGCGCTCGCCGAGCACGAAGGCGTCCTCGCCCTCGGCGGTGGCGCGATCCTGGACGCGGACACCCGCGCGCTGCTCGCCGGGCAGCGGGTCGTCTACCTCTCGATGGACGTCGAGGAGGCCGTCAAGCGCACCGGCCTGAACGCGGCGCGTCCGCTGCTGGCGGTCAACCCGCGCAAACAGTGGCGCGAACTGATGGAGGCCCGTCGGCACCTCTACGAGGACGTCGCCACGGCCGTCGTGGCCACGGACGGTCGTACGCCGGAAGAAGTCACCCAAGCCGCCCTGGACGCAGTGGAGTTGAAAGAAGCATGA
- the aroB gene encoding 3-dehydroquinate synthase, with product MSEAVTRIQVGGTAGSEPYEVLVGRQLLGELGGLIGAKAKRVAVIHPEALAETGDALRADLAAQGYEAIAIQVPNAEEAKTAEVAAYCWKALGQSGFTRTDVIVGVGGGASTDLAGFVAATWLRGVRWIAVPTTVLAMVDAAVGGKTGINTAEGKNLVGSFHPPAGVLCDLAALDSLPVNDYVSGLAEVIKAGFIADPAILDLIEADPQAARTPAGPHTAELIVRSIKVKAEVVSSDLKEAGLREILNYGHTLGHAIEKNERYKWRHGAAVSVGMHFAAELGRLAGRLDDATADRHRSILEAVGLPLHYRYDQWPKLVENMKVDKKSRGDLLRFIVLDGLAKPTVLEGPDPAVLLAAYGEVGE from the coding sequence ATGAGCGAGGCAGTCACCCGGATCCAGGTCGGCGGCACCGCGGGGTCCGAGCCCTACGAGGTCCTGGTGGGCCGTCAGCTCCTGGGCGAGCTGGGCGGTCTGATCGGGGCGAAGGCGAAGCGGGTCGCGGTGATCCACCCCGAGGCGCTCGCCGAGACCGGTGACGCGCTGCGCGCCGATCTCGCCGCTCAGGGCTACGAGGCGATCGCGATCCAGGTGCCCAACGCCGAGGAGGCCAAGACCGCCGAGGTCGCCGCGTACTGCTGGAAGGCGCTGGGCCAGTCCGGGTTCACCCGTACCGACGTCATCGTCGGGGTCGGCGGCGGCGCCAGCACCGACCTGGCCGGGTTCGTGGCCGCGACCTGGCTGCGCGGGGTGCGCTGGATCGCCGTCCCCACCACCGTGCTGGCCATGGTGGACGCGGCCGTCGGCGGCAAGACCGGCATCAACACCGCCGAGGGCAAGAACCTCGTCGGCTCCTTCCACCCGCCGGCCGGTGTCCTGTGCGACCTCGCCGCCCTGGACTCCCTCCCGGTCAACGACTACGTCTCCGGCCTCGCCGAGGTCATCAAGGCCGGCTTCATCGCAGACCCGGCGATCCTCGACCTGATCGAGGCCGACCCGCAGGCCGCGCGGACGCCGGCCGGTCCGCACACCGCCGAGCTGATCGTGCGCTCCATCAAGGTCAAGGCCGAGGTCGTCTCGTCCGACCTGAAGGAAGCGGGCCTGAGGGAGATCCTGAACTACGGCCACACCCTCGGCCACGCCATCGAGAAGAACGAGCGCTACAAGTGGCGTCACGGCGCCGCCGTATCGGTCGGCATGCACTTCGCCGCCGAACTCGGCCGCCTCGCGGGCCGCCTGGACGACGCCACCGCCGACCGCCACCGCTCCATCCTCGAAGCGGTCGGCCTCCCGCTGCACTACCGCTACGACCAGTGGCCCAAGCTCGTCGAGAACATGAAGGTCGACAAGAAGTCGCGCGGCGACCTGCTGCGCTTCATCGTCCTGGACGGCCTCGCCAAGCCCACCGTTCTGGAGGGCCCCGACCCGGCCGTCCTCCTCGCCGCCTACGGCGAGGTGGGCGAGTAG